In the genome of Massilibacillus massiliensis, one region contains:
- a CDS encoding sensor histidine kinase, translating into MSYLQLSNLAIVLGTISTIPIYIYLYVIYRERFMGIWTMCWLILFTRFFLFDYGLIDWNSSFISSLLYQACYIIATFLLVCGTHNFTNRPLRKYWFYSVIIIIILSILSSINHLPLIYKLIPLTSFSAIALIYTGYSILKINTQWFGKYITGCSLILWGLLTFIISFCYQNLQNAGIYSAISLICAMVRLLIAGGILLVYFEKTRTDLILNQKALQKANIALQQSNQELNHFCHSVAHDFKSPLQSINKLSKYLLRDYSDKIDSNGQEIITHIQNKSAEVVNMTDHLLELSRMSQKEVKMDKISLELLFHKVYKELIDITPKRNINFTTHHLPIIYGDPIMIKILVTNILSNALKYTRNREQTIIKATSTEEGNNYIISVKDNGAGFDMSESSRLFKIFERLHSVDEFEGTGVGLVVCQKILKRHNGKAWLIGSVNNGAIFSFSFPKKPTT; encoded by the coding sequence ATGAGTTATTTACAGCTATCCAATCTAGCAATAGTTTTAGGAACAATTTCAACTATACCTATATATATCTACTTATACGTAATATACCGTGAACGGTTTATGGGTATCTGGACAATGTGTTGGCTTATACTATTTACGAGATTTTTTCTATTTGACTATGGATTGATTGATTGGAATAGCTCATTTATTAGCTCCTTATTATATCAAGCATGTTATATCATAGCCACTTTTCTTCTTGTTTGCGGCACACACAATTTTACAAACCGACCATTAAGAAAATATTGGTTTTATAGTGTTATAATCATAATTATTTTGAGCATTCTCTCCTCAATAAATCATTTACCATTGATTTATAAATTAATACCTCTTACTTCATTCAGCGCCATTGCACTTATTTACACTGGATATAGTATTTTAAAAATTAACACTCAATGGTTTGGAAAATATATCACAGGGTGTTCATTAATTTTATGGGGGCTTCTCACTTTTATAATTTCTTTTTGTTATCAAAATTTACAAAATGCAGGAATTTATTCGGCTATTAGCCTTATTTGTGCTATGGTTCGTTTACTAATTGCGGGCGGGATACTGTTAGTATATTTTGAAAAAACTAGAACCGATTTAATTCTTAACCAAAAAGCTCTTCAAAAAGCTAACATAGCACTCCAACAATCTAATCAAGAGCTTAACCATTTCTGCCATTCTGTCGCACACGATTTTAAATCCCCATTACAATCAATTAACAAACTTTCTAAATACCTCTTACGTGATTATTCTGATAAAATTGATAGCAACGGGCAAGAAATTATTACACATATTCAAAATAAATCAGCAGAAGTAGTTAATATGACAGATCATTTATTAGAGCTCTCTAGAATGTCCCAAAAAGAAGTTAAAATGGATAAAATCTCTTTAGAATTACTATTTCATAAAGTGTACAAGGAGCTCATTGACATTACTCCCAAGAGAAATATAAACTTTACGACGCATCACCTACCTATAATTTACGGGGATCCGATCATGATAAAAATATTAGTGACCAATATTCTTTCCAATGCACTCAAATATACCCGTAATCGTGAGCAAACAATTATCAAAGCAACTTCTACAGAGGAAGGCAATAACTACATTATATCTGTTAAAGATAATGGTGCAGGTTTCGATATGAGTGAATCATCACGCCTCTTCAAAATTTTCGAGAGATTACACTCTGTCGATGAGTTTGAAGGAACCGGTGTCGGACTTGTCGTATGTCAGAAGATTTTAAAAAGGCACAATGGAAAAGCATGGCTTATCGGAAGCGTAAATAACGGCGCTATATTCTCCTTTTCCTTTCCCAAAAAACCAACTACTTAA
- a CDS encoding DUF3791 domain-containing protein: protein MSRELPFLIYCIEEYKNQKSMTGKQTIQLFNKYNISEYLYECYEVLHTTGANYIVNDIDSFIKERNSIIQ, encoded by the coding sequence GTGAGTAGAGAGTTGCCTTTTTTGATTTATTGTATTGAAGAATATAAGAATCAAAAAAGCATGACAGGAAAGCAGACCATACAATTGTTTAACAAATATAATATATCCGAATATCTCTATGAATGTTATGAAGTCTTGCATACTACAGGGGCAAATTATATTGTAAATGATATAGACTCCTTTATTAAGGAAAGAAATAGTATAATTCAATGA
- a CDS encoding purple acid phosphatase family protein — MKRGNQKFSRRMFAKVIGGVVIGATGLYTFLPSIRSWTQNMFDTAKAIVGHYVPMGDLDAFFIRQIITRDSSNSRTIMWQSALSEKNALVEYRSIGKSEIKSSTANDEKFVDDNVVTHIHTATLQDLKAGAQYEYRLGYEDKRSDWHVLDTDSGGDFKALIFPDSQSSDYSDWKKIAQFARTENPDAAFFVNMGDLVDNGEDHTQWRAWFDSLEGIINTIPAVPVMGNHETYNLDWKVRNPEAYLHLFSLPKNGDEKRQNQYYSFDYGAAHFIVLNTQFDEMEQFQPGLLEAQREWFINDITQTQKKWKIVLMHKDVLTYEIRNRSDRKAGISAIGRDWMPLFDQYGIDVVLTAHLHTYRRREQLYNFQPDTRGPLYIVTGVAGNVRYPNLWVDHPFDKAVAPQPETDNYMTMEVTLNALKLTSFLPNGEQIDQVEIVKS, encoded by the coding sequence GTGAAAAGAGGAAATCAGAAATTTTCGCGACGGATGTTTGCAAAAGTTATTGGCGGAGTTGTGATAGGCGCAACAGGACTGTATACTTTTTTGCCAAGTATACGATCATGGACACAAAATATGTTTGACACGGCAAAGGCAATCGTTGGACATTATGTGCCTATGGGAGATTTGGATGCGTTTTTTATTCGACAGATCATTACAAGAGACAGTTCTAACTCTAGAACTATTATGTGGCAATCTGCACTTTCCGAAAAAAATGCGTTGGTCGAATATAGGAGTATAGGAAAATCCGAGATTAAATCAAGTACAGCGAATGACGAAAAGTTTGTTGATGACAACGTGGTGACCCATATACATACGGCGACATTGCAGGATTTAAAAGCGGGAGCACAGTATGAATATCGTCTTGGTTATGAGGATAAGCGTAGTGATTGGCACGTTTTAGATACTGATTCCGGAGGAGATTTTAAGGCATTGATTTTTCCAGACTCGCAGTCCAGTGATTATAGTGATTGGAAAAAAATCGCGCAGTTTGCGAGAACAGAAAATCCAGATGCTGCTTTCTTTGTCAACATGGGAGATTTGGTTGATAATGGAGAGGATCATACCCAATGGCGAGCTTGGTTCGATTCTTTGGAGGGAATCATCAATACGATTCCCGCAGTTCCGGTTATGGGCAATCATGAAACTTATAATTTAGACTGGAAAGTGCGTAATCCAGAAGCTTATTTACATTTGTTTTCTTTACCGAAAAATGGTGATGAAAAGCGGCAGAATCAGTATTATTCGTTTGATTATGGGGCGGCACATTTTATTGTTTTAAATACGCAGTTTGATGAGATGGAGCAGTTTCAGCCTGGACTTCTTGAAGCGCAGAGAGAATGGTTTATAAACGATATTACGCAAACCCAGAAAAAATGGAAGATCGTTTTGATGCATAAGGATGTTTTAACCTATGAAATTCGAAATCGAAGTGATCGTAAGGCAGGCATTTCAGCAATCGGAAGAGATTGGATGCCGTTATTTGATCAATATGGCATTGATGTTGTGCTCACAGCACATCTTCATACATATCGCCGACGTGAGCAGTTATATAATTTTCAGCCGGATACACGCGGTCCGCTTTATATTGTAACTGGTGTTGCTGGCAATGTTCGTTATCCGAATTTATGGGTAGATCATCCTTTTGATAAGGCAGTGGCACCACAACCGGAGACGGATAATTATATGACAATGGAAGTAACATTAAATGCACTGAAACTAACGTCGTTTCTGCCAAATGGAGAACAGATCGATCAAGTAGAAATTGTGAAAAGCTAA
- a CDS encoding DUF3990 domain-containing protein: MKLYHGSHMIVQQPELIVQNRFLDFGFGFYTTTNKMQAVSFSNKVIKRRKNGKPIVNIYDFDEKKASENLQILKFDFANEAWLDFVSMNRAGEYKSKQYDIIIGAVADDDIYRTFALYTEGLLTKKQTLENLKIKKLYDQVVFATGKALEYLIFKGTIEEVE, translated from the coding sequence ATGAAACTTTATCATGGTTCACATATGATTGTTCAACAACCTGAGTTAATTGTACAAAATAGATTTTTAGATTTTGGGTTTGGTTTTTATACGACAACGAATAAAATGCAAGCGGTTAGTTTCTCAAATAAAGTGATTAAGCGTCGGAAAAATGGTAAGCCTATTGTTAATATATATGATTTTGATGAAAAGAAAGCTTCTGAAAATTTACAGATCTTAAAATTTGATTTTGCTAATGAAGCATGGCTTGATTTTGTATCTATGAATAGAGCTGGCGAATATAAAAGTAAACAATATGATATTATTATAGGTGCTGTCGCAGATGATGATATTTATCGTACGTTTGCATTGTATACTGAAGGGCTTTTAACAAAAAAACAAACTTTAGAAAATTTGAAAATAAAAAAATTATATGATCAAGTTGTATTTGCAACAGGTAAAGCCTTAGAATACTTGATTTTTAAAGGTACAATTGAGGAGGTAGAATGA
- a CDS encoding GNAT family N-acyltransferase, with the protein MKNTTQVTNVSIKEGPIQIGIATTPEEKREVYQLRYKVYAEEIGYNLEDVDHQNELLYDELDDWGILLTAHIGLTLIGTVRINIGKISDFPSDLVETYCLDRFMKFYSKKDDPHFTIISRGIISPQYRSSTALYLLITKIYEMCYEYNVQFCFLNCTFHLISFYEHTGQIRINKNTIDSNDKSPLTSLVLLVDDIDHLRSVRSPLFRIIRKKNIINKKAVNWFYSEFAQEIEININTQLTNKETLWNIIWQYLGILPNYKIPFLNGLTTTESKIFLHFCSTIVHCHAGDYLTSRGNTSQEFLILLSGKAYSTLTGTLYPGQPCGENGLICFQTHSSNIISLENSKLLVISSYAFCNFRKRHPNIAYKILANMCHS; encoded by the coding sequence ATGAAAAACACAACACAAGTAACAAATGTATCCATCAAAGAAGGTCCTATTCAAATTGGTATAGCAACCACGCCTGAGGAAAAAAGAGAAGTCTATCAATTACGTTACAAAGTTTATGCTGAAGAAATAGGCTATAATCTTGAGGATGTCGATCATCAAAACGAACTTTTATATGATGAGTTAGATGATTGGGGAATTTTACTTACCGCTCATATTGGATTAACACTTATTGGTACAGTAAGAATAAACATTGGAAAAATATCAGATTTTCCTTCTGACTTAGTTGAAACCTATTGCTTGGATAGATTTATGAAATTTTATAGTAAAAAAGATGATCCTCATTTTACAATCATCTCGCGAGGTATAATATCCCCACAATATCGTAGTTCTACAGCTTTATACCTACTTATAACAAAAATCTATGAAATGTGCTACGAGTATAATGTACAATTTTGTTTTTTAAATTGTACATTTCATTTAATTTCTTTTTATGAACATACTGGGCAGATTCGTATTAACAAAAATACTATAGATTCTAATGATAAAAGTCCTTTAACTAGTCTTGTTTTATTGGTGGATGATATTGATCATTTGAGATCAGTTAGATCCCCATTATTTCGTATTATTCGTAAAAAAAATATTATCAATAAAAAAGCTGTAAATTGGTTTTATTCAGAATTTGCCCAAGAAATTGAAATAAATATTAATACTCAACTTACCAATAAGGAAACTCTATGGAATATAATTTGGCAGTATCTTGGCATCTTACCTAATTATAAAATTCCTTTTCTAAACGGGTTAACCACCACAGAATCAAAAATTTTTTTACATTTTTGCAGTACAATTGTTCATTGTCACGCAGGTGATTACCTTACATCTCGCGGCAACACAAGTCAAGAATTTCTTATTTTACTATCTGGAAAGGCATACTCTACACTTACTGGAACGCTCTATCCTGGACAACCCTGCGGAGAAAATGGTCTAATCTGCTTTCAAACTCATTCTTCAAATATTATATCATTGGAAAACTCAAAACTTTTAGTCATATCCTCCTATGCTTTTTGTAACTTTAGAAAACGACATCCTAATATTGCATATAAAATACTTGCTAATATGTGTCATTCTTAA
- a CDS encoding Cas10/Cmr2 second palm domain-containing protein, with translation MNKYIVALSIDKVQTFLTEAIHAHTQEKQAEENTLKSVMQASHEISDCFFADIQNCFPDRNLKEVELLACSGVYIFHCDLPELCIKERINGLFLRYYRNSGGQKLLRYNVFLEAEFHLQNHAETESLEKIAVIQEAKRRLKGTEIFNEIIEKNRSVLFNFQSLKKASFDKNGKIADEFPLFVTELDKLKHEDKDKYDPQKRFKIAVIKADLDGMGDMFKSLSDYDEYQKISKLLYDEVSLKGLHKAVTNVSKNMVKDDANAQQGWIFPFYVAGDDIFFAVKIGNLLRGIEVCKKLLDNIKNSLSSDQCKMSMSIGVAITQNREPIRYYLEMVESQLKLAKDETCPLILKNELDAKIAIGNLAFFDLNYARIKARKGALKGSANKDKKQINRELSLIPAWYAFLHQLRVLRWIQDNERYRQELGRSRFFYTLLEKLCDPSVESNDIKYMNQLLYHLIPKYMEQPELYQAEVLLKAGILEQVGGKGENGFEFVMLKGKKEGEELFLRLKLIQKRKKRLESYLRLMLLFCDERFSIAEEKNKNGKYFNEIELKNAGKILLFKTTDYLYENSLYNNQFKNVFVQKMEFFPKDKNRKRFSYYKKIHIEKSMFFKLRDTKKINIEKAKNMILGYAKIFCGEEKESKKMIMSGKEYQQTDQPDYHMDFDSDKFCRLAHAWWNVDYIDSLMLFYQYHDMCIRNKILMKNQKGGGTKSCKTSFNLK, from the coding sequence ATGAATAAGTACATCGTTGCACTTTCTATTGATAAAGTACAGACTTTTCTGACGGAAGCCATTCACGCCCACACCCAGGAGAAACAAGCGGAGGAAAACACTTTAAAAAGTGTTATGCAGGCCTCACATGAAATATCGGATTGTTTTTTCGCCGATATTCAGAACTGTTTTCCAGATCGTAATTTAAAAGAGGTGGAGTTGCTTGCCTGTTCCGGTGTCTATATTTTTCATTGCGATTTGCCGGAGTTATGCATAAAAGAGAGGATAAATGGTTTATTTTTACGGTATTATCGTAATTCCGGAGGTCAAAAGCTGTTGCGTTATAATGTTTTTCTCGAAGCAGAGTTTCATTTACAAAATCATGCAGAGACAGAAAGCTTGGAAAAGATTGCAGTGATTCAGGAAGCAAAAAGACGGTTAAAAGGAACTGAAATTTTCAATGAAATTATTGAGAAAAATCGAAGTGTACTGTTTAATTTTCAATCTCTAAAGAAGGCAAGCTTCGATAAAAACGGCAAAATAGCAGATGAATTTCCTCTTTTTGTAACAGAATTAGACAAGCTAAAACATGAAGATAAAGATAAATATGATCCTCAAAAACGCTTTAAAATTGCCGTAATTAAAGCTGATTTGGATGGCATGGGCGATATGTTTAAAAGCTTGTCGGATTATGATGAATATCAAAAAATAAGCAAGCTCCTTTATGACGAGGTTTCTTTAAAAGGGTTACATAAAGCGGTTACGAATGTATCAAAAAATATGGTAAAAGATGACGCAAATGCTCAACAGGGATGGATTTTTCCATTTTATGTTGCGGGAGATGATATTTTCTTTGCGGTGAAAATTGGAAATTTGCTCAGAGGAATTGAGGTTTGCAAAAAACTGTTGGACAACATCAAAAATAGTCTTTCTTCTGATCAATGTAAGATGTCTATGAGTATTGGTGTTGCAATCACTCAAAATCGAGAGCCGATTCGTTATTATTTAGAGATGGTAGAGAGTCAATTAAAGCTGGCGAAAGATGAGACCTGTCCTCTCATCTTAAAAAACGAGCTTGATGCTAAAATTGCAATTGGAAATTTAGCATTTTTTGATCTTAATTATGCAAGGATTAAAGCAAGAAAAGGAGCGTTAAAAGGCTCAGCTAATAAAGACAAAAAACAGATAAACCGCGAGCTGAGTTTAATACCTGCATGGTATGCTTTTTTACATCAACTACGTGTATTACGTTGGATTCAAGATAATGAAAGATATAGACAGGAGCTTGGCCGTTCAAGATTTTTTTATACGCTTTTAGAAAAATTGTGTGATCCGAGTGTTGAGTCAAATGATATCAAGTATATGAATCAGCTTTTATATCACTTAATTCCTAAATATATGGAGCAGCCGGAGTTGTATCAGGCAGAAGTGCTCTTAAAAGCGGGTATACTTGAGCAGGTGGGAGGGAAAGGGGAAAATGGATTTGAATTTGTGATGCTTAAGGGAAAAAAAGAAGGAGAAGAATTGTTTTTAAGACTTAAGCTTATTCAGAAAAGAAAAAAACGCTTAGAAAGCTATTTACGGCTTATGCTGCTGTTTTGTGATGAGCGATTTAGTATTGCTGAAGAAAAAAATAAAAATGGAAAATACTTTAATGAGATTGAGCTAAAAAACGCTGGAAAAATTTTGCTTTTTAAAACGACGGATTATTTATATGAAAATAGTTTGTATAATAATCAGTTTAAAAACGTATTTGTTCAAAAAATGGAGTTTTTTCCAAAGGATAAAAATAGAAAAAGATTTTCTTATTATAAAAAAATTCATATTGAAAAATCTATGTTTTTTAAACTGCGAGATACAAAAAAAATAAATATCGAAAAGGCTAAAAATATGATTTTGGGATATGCGAAAATATTTTGTGGAGAAGAAAAAGAGTCGAAAAAAATGATCATGAGTGGAAAGGAGTATCAGCAGACAGATCAGCCTGATTATCATATGGATTTTGATAGTGATAAATTTTGTAGATTAGCACATGCATGGTGGAATGTAGATTATATTGATTCACTTATGCTATTTTATCAGTATCATGATATGTGTATACGTAATAAGATTCTGATGAAAAATCAAAAAGGTGGAGGAACTAAATCATGCAAAACATCATTCAATTTAAAATAA
- a CDS encoding DUF6602 domain-containing protein, whose product MIENKKIGIPDKNTIGDIIENYIQQEKALVDQLYFRVEHGPTIGSFREDLWEEMFRQIIPKKFVIEKSVFIIDSNGKVSNEVDLVIFDETYTPYIFRYGRLKFIPIEAVAVVIECKSTSVKKSRLKSWIDSIEQLQTSGISCARMFTDIVTGVNTRPSTQTATRPLKILCCLEEDYGKRKAKVRDIPFDFIIQAQSDKQRLEIEIADDKKNLNEWYISLNHVNKSPNLEIKQNDALVNMELDHYQVEKNGVNIALLSLNLQLNQLLMLINNPLLFPHIAYAKMFNKFAEEAKDKQ is encoded by the coding sequence ATGATTGAAAATAAGAAAATTGGGATTCCGGATAAAAATACGATTGGTGACATCATTGAAAATTATATTCAGCAGGAGAAAGCACTTGTTGATCAATTGTATTTTAGAGTAGAACATGGACCGACAATTGGTAGTTTTCGTGAGGATTTATGGGAAGAGATGTTTAGACAAATTATTCCTAAAAAGTTTGTTATTGAAAAATCGGTATTTATTATTGATTCTAATGGAAAGGTATCCAATGAAGTTGATTTAGTAATTTTTGACGAAACTTATACGCCTTATATCTTCCGTTACGGTAGATTGAAATTTATACCCATTGAGGCTGTAGCCGTTGTTATTGAATGTAAGAGTACTTCAGTCAAAAAGAGCCGATTAAAGAGTTGGATTGATAGCATTGAGCAATTACAGACATCAGGTATTTCCTGCGCGAGGATGTTCACAGATATTGTTACGGGTGTGAATACTCGTCCGTCTACTCAAACGGCAACGCGACCATTGAAAATTTTATGCTGTCTAGAAGAAGATTATGGAAAAAGGAAAGCGAAGGTTAGAGATATACCATTTGATTTTATTATTCAGGCACAATCTGATAAGCAAAGATTAGAGATAGAAATTGCTGATGATAAGAAAAATTTGAATGAATGGTATATTTCTTTAAACCATGTAAATAAATCACCAAATCTTGAAATAAAGCAGAATGATGCGTTAGTAAATATGGAATTAGATCATTATCAAGTAGAAAAAAATGGAGTCAACATAGCTTTATTAAGCTTAAACTTACAGCTAAACCAGCTACTTATGTTGATTAATAATCCTCTCTTATTTCCGCATATTGCGTATGCTAAAATGTTCAATAAATTTGCGGAGGAGGCAAAAGATAAGCAATGA
- a CDS encoding response regulator transcription factor produces the protein MLLVDDDKSTLCGLRQFKEWQSSGFCIEAEAYDGVGALKKLSEKEFDLVITDIRMPGMDGLKFLNKLKETKLELCLMIMSTYSDFEYAQQGIRIGIFDYLMKPIDDTILSNALKRVKLYLDEKKYLKTKRKQEKKILFENNLRFLYPTNQERNLLDLLMSGECRVTDEAKKTCTELFNLTNQDMDKTEILLEKVLLQLKHELNKNFPWLWTLEEIIFHDTLSHSESVEDLQIKFSRNISRMLDVIKKYELYRSDSVVGTTCKYVVEHVEENIKLEYIANEVHISKDYIGKLFKQKTGSNFIDYVTKVKMEHAKYLLGAGEYKNYEVSAKLGYSSSDYFCRLFKEYTGVTPVQFKKWNFENFH, from the coding sequence GTGTTGCTGGTAGATGATGATAAATCGACTTTATGTGGGCTTAGGCAGTTTAAAGAATGGCAATCTTCCGGGTTTTGTATAGAAGCGGAAGCCTATGATGGTGTAGGTGCGTTAAAAAAGCTATCTGAAAAAGAGTTTGATTTAGTAATTACGGATATTAGAATGCCTGGTATGGATGGATTGAAGTTTTTAAACAAACTTAAAGAGACAAAGTTAGAGCTTTGTTTAATGATTATGAGTACATATAGTGATTTTGAGTATGCGCAACAAGGAATTCGAATTGGAATTTTTGATTATTTAATGAAGCCGATTGATGATACCATTTTAAGTAACGCCTTAAAACGAGTGAAACTATATTTGGATGAAAAGAAATACCTAAAAACTAAGCGGAAGCAAGAGAAAAAAATTTTATTTGAAAACAATCTTAGATTTTTGTATCCGACGAATCAGGAGAGAAATTTGCTTGATTTGCTGATGTCTGGTGAATGTAGAGTGACTGATGAAGCAAAAAAAACTTGTACAGAATTATTCAATTTAACAAATCAAGATATGGATAAGACAGAAATACTATTAGAAAAAGTGCTTTTGCAATTAAAGCATGAGTTAAATAAAAATTTCCCATGGTTGTGGACGCTTGAAGAAATTATTTTTCATGATACTTTGAGTCATTCAGAGTCGGTAGAAGACTTACAAATAAAGTTTTCGAGAAATATTAGTCGTATGTTGGACGTTATAAAAAAATATGAACTATATCGTTCTGATAGTGTGGTGGGAACAACTTGTAAGTATGTAGTAGAACATGTAGAAGAAAATATAAAACTTGAATATATTGCAAATGAAGTGCATATAAGCAAAGATTATATAGGAAAGCTGTTCAAACAGAAAACCGGGAGTAATTTTATTGATTATGTCACTAAAGTGAAGATGGAACATGCCAAATATTTACTGGGGGCAGGAGAATATAAAAATTATGAAGTAAGCGCAAAATTAGGCTATAGTAGTTCGGATTATTTTTGTCGTTTATTTAAAGAATATACAGGGGTTACGCCAGTACAATTTAAAAAATGGAACTTCGAAAATTTTCATTAA
- the msrA gene encoding peptide-methionine (S)-S-oxide reductase MsrA, whose protein sequence is MDLKRSEQELRKIYLAGGCFWGIEKYFSLIKGIQFTEVGYANGATENPSYEEVCTGKTGHAETVKIYYDIKEISLDFILKLFYDVIDPIAKNRQGNDIGSQYRTGIYYVEEKDRQQIINSLQVLQKRYEELLAIEVAPLRNYYAAENYHQKYLDKNPHGYCHIPHGKFTQAEQAVDSSSRYLKQSKSTLKNTLSQMQYAVTQENATEPPFRNEFYDNFREGIYVDVTTGEPLFVSTDKFESGCGWPSFAKPIRLENLIEVIDRSHGMERVEVRSKLGNAHLGHVFKDGPKQFGGLRYCINSAALLFISKEEMKEKNYGYLLPLLD, encoded by the coding sequence ATGGATTTGAAACGAAGCGAACAAGAGTTGAGAAAAATTTATTTAGCTGGAGGCTGCTTTTGGGGCATTGAAAAATATTTCTCTCTTATCAAGGGGATTCAATTCACCGAGGTTGGTTATGCAAACGGTGCTACAGAGAATCCAAGCTATGAAGAAGTGTGCACAGGAAAGACTGGACATGCTGAGACAGTCAAGATTTACTATGATATAAAAGAGATAAGCTTAGACTTCATCTTAAAGCTTTTTTATGATGTAATTGATCCTATCGCAAAGAATCGTCAAGGGAATGATATTGGATCACAATACCGTACTGGAATTTATTATGTAGAAGAAAAAGATCGACAACAAATTATCAATTCTTTACAAGTTCTACAAAAGCGATACGAGGAACTGCTTGCTATTGAAGTTGCTCCTCTACGGAATTATTATGCTGCAGAAAATTATCATCAAAAATATTTAGACAAGAATCCACACGGCTATTGTCATATTCCTCACGGAAAATTCACGCAGGCTGAACAAGCGGTAGATTCTTCGTCACGATATCTTAAACAATCAAAATCAACGTTAAAAAATACGCTTTCTCAAATGCAATATGCAGTGACCCAAGAAAATGCCACGGAACCACCTTTTCGAAATGAATTTTATGATAATTTTCGGGAAGGGATTTACGTTGATGTAACGACAGGAGAACCACTTTTTGTTTCAACGGATAAGTTTGAATCTGGTTGTGGTTGGCCGAGTTTTGCTAAACCCATACGACTGGAAAATCTCATTGAAGTAATCGATCGAAGCCATGGTATGGAACGGGTCGAAGTGCGAAGTAAATTAGGCAATGCCCATCTTGGTCATGTTTTTAAAGATGGACCGAAGCAATTTGGTGGTTTGAGATATTGTATTAATAGCGCAGCATTACTTTTTATTAGCAAGGAAGAAATGAAAGAAAAAAATTATGGATATTTGCTACCCTTATTGGACTGA
- a CDS encoding RAMP superfamily CRISPR-associated protein, producing MQNIIQFKIKTLSNLFIGGAPVAFEIGGIDQQTVVDLAGFPCLPGSSLKGTLRAIIRDDTSAKKLEIADLYTKYLQDKEQQIVLRHEDVKRIRERYHEVQEKLSAEYLFGIEGFNNTPKLLFSDVSIKANDYNIKDCFSIDMKNSIDMQDGKPVSNPRTYKAARSGLLFQGEIRLYKIALLGENAVTLCKEYVQEQLLKFNEGIYRLGNSKSRGYGKISVMLEEGGSDIEKLSN from the coding sequence ATGCAAAACATCATTCAATTTAAAATAAAAACACTTTCCAATTTATTTATCGGCGGTGCACCGGTAGCGTTTGAAATTGGCGGGATAGATCAGCAGACGGTGGTAGATTTGGCGGGGTTTCCGTGTCTTCCAGGTTCCTCGCTTAAGGGGACTTTGCGTGCAATTATACGAGATGATACGAGTGCAAAAAAGCTGGAGATTGCGGATTTATATACGAAGTATTTGCAGGATAAGGAACAACAGATTGTGTTACGGCATGAAGACGTAAAGCGTATACGAGAACGGTATCACGAGGTTCAGGAGAAGCTTTCTGCTGAATATTTATTTGGAATTGAGGGCTTTAACAATACACCGAAGTTGTTGTTCAGTGATGTGAGCATCAAAGCAAATGATTATAACATAAAAGACTGTTTTTCTATTGATATGAAAAACTCTATTGACATGCAGGATGGTAAACCAGTTTCTAATCCTCGTACATATAAGGCGGCACGAAGCGGACTGCTCTTTCAAGGAGAAATACGTTTATATAAGATAGCATTATTAGGTGAAAATGCTGTAACTTTATGCAAAGAATATGTTCAGGAGCAATTACTGAAATTTAATGAAGGTATCTATCGTTTGGGCAATTCTAAAAGTCGTGGTTATGGAAAAATTTCAGTCATGCTTGAAGAGGGAGGTTCCGATATTGAAAAATTATCGAATTGA